Proteins from a genomic interval of Nitrospinota bacterium:
- the gatC gene encoding Asp-tRNA(Asn)/Glu-tRNA(Gln) amidotransferase subunit GatC — protein sequence MKITKKEVEHVAHLARLELKEKDKEKFTEQLSDILTYVEKLNELDTKNTEPTSHVISIENVFKEDVIKDSISLDEALNNSPEKEHKHFKVPKIID from the coding sequence ATGAAAATAACTAAAAAAGAAGTTGAACATGTGGCCCATCTGGCCCGCTTAGAACTAAAGGAAAAGGACAAAGAAAAATTTACAGAACAGCTGAGTGATATTCTAACCTATGTTGAAAAGCTGAATGAATTGGACACAAAAAATACAGAACCTACCTCTCATGTTATTTCCATTGAAAATGTATTTAAAGAAGATGTTATAAAGGATTCTATTTCATTGGATGAGGCCCTTAACAATTCACCAGAAAAGGAACATAAACATTTTAAGGTCCCAAAGATTATTGATTAA
- a CDS encoding chloride channel protein, with translation MKKAAKKLISSLGMVSSPKWFLYCFLVGIISGFGAIIFFVLLREATHFFLNYLAGYYPSAPGGEPVFIPSGIETRRWMLLIVPAIGGLISGLIVYTLAPEAEGHGTDALVDAFHQHRGVIRKRVPIIKTIASAITIGSGGSAGREGPIAQIGAGFASFFASILKLNDRERRILVLAGAGAGIGAIFRAPLGGAFFAAEVLYNEAEFEYEALIPCFLSSIVGYSVYCTFSGYGWGAIFHAPVFTFHNPWQLIFYGLLGLLMALFGYIYVKVFYQIRDRIFRPLKIPNIFKPAIGGLALGIIALFCPQVLGMGYGMIQQAIDGSLTLQFLFLVGLLKIVATSFTISSGGSGGVFAPSLVIGGLLGGAFGKLFSIAFPGIIDQPGAFVLVGMASFFAGAAKVPIASMIMVSEMTVGYSLLVPMILASSFAYLFSRKKTSIYEKQVPTRVDSPAHMGDFIVDVLEGIRVEDVLKKEKKVVLIPESTKLRDIGDIISNTTNSYFPVVNEKNEMIGIISMDDLRSLFFAKDMADLLIAKDFATKEVITLNLEESLSSALKKFTMKNIDELPVVDSKKPNKVIGILSRRDAILAYNNAVLKEY, from the coding sequence ATGAAAAAAGCAGCTAAAAAACTGATAAGCAGTCTGGGGATGGTCTCCTCTCCAAAATGGTTTCTCTACTGCTTTTTGGTCGGTATTATCTCAGGTTTTGGAGCGATCATTTTCTTTGTTTTATTAAGAGAGGCAACCCATTTCTTTCTGAATTATTTAGCAGGTTATTATCCCTCTGCACCTGGTGGAGAACCTGTTTTTATCCCATCAGGTATAGAAACTAGAAGATGGATGTTACTCATTGTCCCCGCCATAGGAGGACTTATATCAGGTCTTATAGTTTATACCTTAGCACCAGAGGCTGAAGGTCATGGCACTGATGCCCTTGTAGATGCCTTTCATCAGCATCGGGGTGTAATCCGCAAGCGTGTGCCCATAATAAAGACTATAGCCTCGGCTATTACTATCGGTTCAGGGGGGTCGGCTGGCCGTGAAGGCCCTATTGCCCAGATTGGTGCTGGATTTGCCTCTTTCTTCGCTTCCATATTGAAATTAAACGACAGGGAAAGGCGCATATTAGTTTTGGCCGGAGCTGGGGCAGGTATTGGTGCAATCTTCCGTGCTCCGTTAGGCGGAGCATTCTTTGCCGCTGAGGTGCTATATAACGAGGCAGAATTTGAATACGAAGCCCTAATTCCATGTTTTCTATCTTCTATAGTAGGATATTCTGTTTATTGCACGTTTTCCGGATATGGGTGGGGCGCTATTTTCCATGCTCCAGTCTTCACCTTTCATAACCCATGGCAGCTTATCTTCTATGGTCTATTAGGTTTACTGATGGCCCTTTTTGGTTATATTTATGTAAAAGTATTTTACCAGATTCGGGATCGAATCTTTCGCCCCTTGAAGATTCCTAACATATTTAAACCAGCTATAGGCGGCCTGGCATTAGGTATCATTGCTCTATTCTGTCCTCAAGTGCTGGGCATGGGCTATGGCATGATCCAGCAGGCCATAGATGGAAGTCTGACTTTGCAATTCTTGTTTTTGGTAGGATTGTTGAAAATAGTAGCTACCTCATTTACTATAAGTTCTGGTGGTAGTGGTGGCGTGTTTGCTCCTTCTCTGGTAATAGGTGGCCTTTTAGGCGGTGCCTTTGGCAAGTTATTTAGTATTGCCTTTCCCGGAATAATAGATCAGCCCGGGGCCTTTGTGCTTGTGGGCATGGCTAGTTTTTTTGCCGGAGCTGCTAAGGTTCCAATAGCGTCTATGATAATGGTGTCAGAGATGACCGTGGGCTATTCGCTTCTGGTGCCGATGATACTGGCTTCTTCCTTTGCATACCTTTTTTCTAGAAAAAAGACCTCTATTTACGAAAAGCAGGTACCTACAAGGGTAGATTCCCCTGCCCACATGGGAGACTTTATTGTTGATGTACTAGAGGGTATAAGAGTAGAAGACGTGTTGAAAAAAGAGAAAAAGGTTGTCCTTATACCTGAATCCACTAAATTAAGGGATATTGGGGACATTATATCAAATACAACCAATTCATATTTCCCTGTAGTAAACGAGAAAAATGAAATGATAGGAATTATATCAATGGATGACCTTCGTTCCCTCTTTTTTGCGAAAGATATGGCAGATTTACTTATTGCAAAGGACTTTGCCACTAAGGAAGTTATTACCCTGAACCTTGAGGAGAGTCTTTCCAGCGCCCTTAAAAAATTTACGATGAAAAATATTGATGAGTTACCAGTAGTTGACAGCAAAAAACCCAATAAGGTCATAGGAATACTGAGCAGAAGAGATGCAATCTTAGCCTATAATAATGCTGTTTTAAAAGAGTATTAA
- a CDS encoding UvrD-helicase domain-containing protein, which yields MDILNRLNPNQKEAVTKSDGPLLILAGAGSGKTRVITHKIAYLIKNRGINPSHIIALTFTNKAAEEMKERVKILLRNSSFNIWISTFHSACARILRSEIERLGYSNDFIIYDSGDSLELIKECMKKLDIFDELYQSKDILNKISEQKRNLIFPEAYHGNDFGFEQHVKKIYLLYQRALYNNNALDFDDLLLLTIKLFEKNLDILESYQERFRYILVDEYQDTNYSQFYLLNLLAKKYRNICVVGDDDQSIYHWRGANLENILNFEKDYPDTRIVTLEENYRSTKTILDAAAEIIKKNEGRKDKKLWTNNDKGEKIIYFRADDEIKESDYIASTIKNLCNNGKMKFKDFAIFFRTNAQSRVIEDSLRKNQIPYTIVKGLRFYERKEIKEILAYIKVVFNPYDSVSLKRIINIPARGIGKVTLNKIDSYIKEREISFFEGIDEMIKKNIVAPLIERRLEKFFKLIKELKKIGEKETVFRLVKEILNKTKYLETLEKKNKGETDGRLDNVKEFISAIKEFERRTEDKSLKAFLDYSVLVSETDFIDEDAGVVSLITLHSSKGLEFPLVFISGMENGLFPHAKAFETMEELEEERRLCYVGMTRAKDRLFLTNCIRRNIYGNYQYNFPSLFLKDIPDKYISKAFNETSSSHLDFYQEEEEKKEDSLVGKKVCHPKFGVGVVSASEGEEENLKLTVSFQGFGKRKLMAKYASLKGL from the coding sequence ATGGACATATTAAATCGTTTAAATCCCAATCAGAAAGAAGCTGTGACAAAGAGTGACGGACCTTTGTTAATCCTTGCTGGAGCAGGTTCTGGAAAAACCAGGGTGATCACTCACAAAATAGCCTATTTAATTAAGAATAGAGGGATCAATCCTTCCCATATTATCGCCCTAACATTCACCAACAAAGCTGCTGAAGAGATGAAAGAAAGGGTAAAAATTCTTCTTAGAAATTCTTCTTTTAATATTTGGATAAGCACATTTCATTCTGCCTGCGCAAGGATATTGAGATCAGAAATTGAGAGACTGGGTTATTCGAACGATTTTATCATATACGACTCAGGAGACAGTTTAGAGCTTATTAAAGAATGTATGAAGAAGCTGGATATCTTTGATGAGCTTTACCAATCAAAAGATATTTTAAATAAGATTAGCGAGCAAAAGAGAAATCTTATCTTTCCAGAGGCTTATCATGGAAACGATTTTGGATTTGAACAGCATGTAAAAAAGATATACTTATTATACCAAAGAGCTCTTTATAATAATAATGCCTTAGATTTTGATGATTTATTATTATTGACAATTAAGTTATTCGAAAAAAATTTAGATATATTAGAATCCTACCAGGAGAGATTCAGGTATATTCTGGTGGATGAATATCAGGATACAAACTATTCCCAGTTCTATCTGTTAAATTTATTAGCAAAAAAATATAGAAACATATGTGTTGTAGGGGATGATGACCAGAGTATCTATCATTGGAGAGGTGCAAATTTAGAAAACATTCTCAATTTTGAAAAAGATTATCCGGACACCCGTATCGTCACTTTAGAAGAAAACTATCGTTCAACAAAAACGATCTTAGATGCTGCGGCAGAGATCATAAAGAAAAATGAGGGAAGAAAAGATAAGAAACTGTGGACCAATAATGATAAAGGAGAAAAGATCATCTATTTTAGGGCAGACGATGAAATAAAAGAGTCAGATTATATAGCCAGCACCATTAAAAATTTATGCAATAATGGAAAGATGAAATTTAAAGATTTTGCCATATTTTTCAGAACAAATGCTCAGTCAAGAGTCATAGAGGATTCCTTAAGGAAAAATCAGATTCCTTATACAATAGTAAAGGGATTGAGATTTTACGAGAGAAAAGAGATAAAGGAGATTCTCGCATACATAAAGGTAGTTTTTAATCCTTATGATAGTGTGAGTCTAAAAAGAATCATCAATATCCCTGCAAGAGGAATTGGAAAGGTGACACTGAATAAGATCGATAGTTATATAAAAGAAAGGGAGATATCCTTTTTTGAGGGTATAGATGAGATGATAAAGAAAAATATTGTTGCTCCTTTAATAGAGCGACGATTAGAAAAGTTTTTTAAGCTTATCAAGGAATTAAAAAAAATAGGGGAAAAAGAAACGGTTTTTCGATTAGTAAAGGAAATATTGAATAAAACGAAATATCTGGAAACCCTTGAAAAAAAGAACAAAGGAGAGACAGACGGAAGATTAGATAATGTAAAAGAATTCATCTCAGCGATTAAAGAATTTGAAAGAAGAACAGAGGATAAGTCTCTGAAGGCCTTTTTAGATTACTCTGTTCTTGTTTCAGAAACGGATTTTATAGACGAAGATGCTGGGGTTGTCTCCCTGATAACCCTTCACTCATCAAAGGGATTAGAATTTCCCCTTGTTTTTATCTCAGGTATGGAGAATGGGCTCTTTCCTCATGCGAAAGCCTTTGAAACTATGGAAGAACTGGAGGAAGAAAGAAGGCTATGCTATGTGGGTATGACAAGAGCAAAGGATAGGCTTTTTTTAACAAATTGTATTCGAAGAAATATCTATGGAAATTATCAATATAATTTTCCTTCTCTATTTTTAAAGGATATTCCAGATAAATATATATCAAAAGCCTTTAATGAAACTTCTTCTTCTCACCTTGATTTTTATCAAGAAGAAGAAGAAAAAAAAGAAGATTCTTTAGTAGGAAAAAAAGTCTGCCATCCAAAATTTGGTGTGGGAGTGGTTAGTGCAAGCGAAGGTGAAGAAGAGAATTTAAAATTAACTGTATCTTTTCAGGGATTTGGTAAAAGGAAACTTATGGCAAAATATGCTTCCTTGAAGGGACTTTAG
- the gatB gene encoding Asp-tRNA(Asn)/Glu-tRNA(Gln) amidotransferase subunit GatB produces MDYEAIIGLEVHAQLLTKSKIFCPCSTEFGAEPNTQTCPICLGMPGVLPVLNKEVVEFTIKTALTTHCKTALNCRFARKNYFYPDLPKGYQISQYEEPLAKGGYIEINTDGKTKRIGITRIHMEEDAGKLIHGENLGDSNSSYVDLNRTGVPLMEIVSEPDINSPQEAREYLLKLKAILEYLDVCDGNMEKGSLRCDANISLRPKGSKELGTKTEVKNMNSFKNVQRALQYEIKRQIEILKEGGEVIQETRLWDADEEITLSMRGKEEAHDYRYFPEPDLVRIRIDEEWIKEIEKGLPELPDEKKKRFLDQYKIPEYDAVVLTSSKALSEYYERCVELFPNPKVVSNWVMGDILRELKAENIDIKDCPLTPENLASMLKMIDKGTISGKIAKTVFEEMYKTGKPAEIIVKKKGLLQISDEEELKRIVDGVLSKNPEEVEQYKKGKRKLFGFFVGETMKATKGKANPQLVNKLLKEKL; encoded by the coding sequence ATGGATTACGAGGCAATTATCGGTTTAGAGGTTCATGCTCAATTGTTAACAAAATCGAAGATATTCTGCCCTTGTTCCACTGAGTTTGGAGCAGAGCCGAACACCCAGACATGCCCCATATGTCTTGGTATGCCAGGAGTACTTCCCGTTTTAAATAAAGAGGTGGTAGAATTTACGATAAAGACGGCACTAACAACCCATTGCAAAACAGCACTGAATTGTCGATTTGCTAGAAAAAACTATTTTTACCCTGACCTTCCCAAGGGATATCAGATATCTCAATACGAAGAACCCTTAGCAAAGGGAGGATATATTGAGATCAATACAGACGGAAAGACAAAAAGGATCGGTATCACGAGAATCCATATGGAAGAGGATGCAGGAAAACTGATACATGGAGAAAACTTAGGGGATAGCAATAGCAGTTATGTGGATCTTAATAGGACAGGGGTTCCTCTTATGGAGATTGTAAGTGAACCTGATATTAATTCTCCGCAAGAGGCCAGGGAATATCTTCTGAAACTAAAAGCCATATTAGAATATTTAGATGTGTGTGACGGAAACATGGAAAAGGGGAGTTTGCGATGCGATGCCAATATCTCTCTAAGGCCAAAAGGATCCAAAGAGCTTGGCACAAAAACAGAAGTCAAGAATATGAATTCATTTAAAAATGTTCAAAGAGCGCTGCAATACGAGATTAAAAGGCAAATTGAAATTCTCAAAGAAGGCGGAGAGGTAATTCAGGAAACGAGATTGTGGGATGCGGATGAAGAGATTACCCTCTCTATGAGGGGAAAGGAAGAGGCCCATGACTACAGATATTTTCCAGAGCCAGATTTAGTCAGAATTAGAATAGATGAGGAATGGATAAAGGAGATTGAAAAAGGTCTTCCAGAGCTTCCTGATGAAAAGAAAAAGAGGTTTCTTGACCAATATAAAATACCTGAATATGATGCTGTTGTCCTTACCTCTTCAAAAGCCCTTTCAGAATATTATGAGAGATGCGTAGAGCTTTTTCCCAATCCAAAGGTTGTCAGCAATTGGGTCATGGGTGATATCTTAAGAGAATTAAAAGCAGAGAATATTGATATAAAGGATTGTCCTTTAACCCCTGAAAACTTAGCAAGCATGCTTAAGATGATAGATAAGGGTACGATAAGCGGTAAGATTGCAAAGACCGTATTTGAAGAGATGTATAAGACAGGAAAGCCTGCTGAGATCATAGTAAAGAAAAAAGGCCTACTCCAAATATCAGACGAAGAGGAGTTAAAAAGAATTGTGGATGGGGTTTTGTCGAAGAATCCCGAGGAGGTGGAGCAGTACAAAAAAGGAAAGAGGAAACTCTTTGGTTTTTTTGTGGGTGAGACCATGAAGGCTACCAAGGGAAAAGCAAATCCCCAGCTTGTAAATAAGCTTTTAAAAGAAAAACTCTAG
- a CDS encoding NAD(P)-dependent oxidoreductase, which yields MKQRIGFIGLGLMGKPMAKNLLGAGYPLVVYNRTKRKMKELVEAGAESAKSPEELAKKSRVIITMISDPPALKEVVLGKNGVIHGVKNGSILIDMSTIAPTFTREVAQRLKKKGVEMLDAPVSGSVPGAIAGTLCIMVGGKKDAYDKSLKILKKMGKKIFYMGKSGMGSYMKLVVNLIAAIINQAMAEGLVLGTKAGVSPDLLLKVLSAGAGKAALIEVKGPAILKRNFKTNFALKHMYKDLHLILDAAEELQVPLPLTGRTLEIYRKALEKGLGEKDFCAIINMLEDWAGKKVRGKKK from the coding sequence ATGAAACAAAGGATTGGTTTTATAGGTCTTGGTTTGATGGGAAAACCTATGGCAAAGAATCTACTGGGGGCAGGTTATCCTTTGGTTGTTTACAACAGGACCAAGAGGAAGATGAAGGAGCTGGTCGAGGCTGGCGCTGAAAGTGCAAAGAGTCCTGAGGAGTTAGCAAAAAAGTCCAGGGTAATCATTACCATGATAAGCGACCCTCCTGCATTAAAGGAGGTTGTTCTTGGGAAAAATGGAGTTATACACGGGGTTAAAAATGGTTCAATCCTCATTGACATGAGCACCATTGCTCCAACATTTACAAGAGAAGTTGCTCAAAGGTTAAAGAAAAAGGGTGTCGAGATGCTGGATGCGCCTGTAAGTGGGAGCGTTCCAGGAGCAATAGCAGGGACCCTTTGTATCATGGTCGGAGGGAAAAAGGATGCCTATGATAAATCATTAAAAATCCTAAAAAAGATGGGAAAGAAGATATTCTACATGGGAAAAAGCGGTATGGGTTCATACATGAAGCTTGTGGTTAATCTTATTGCCGCAATTATCAATCAGGCCATGGCTGAAGGACTTGTCCTGGGAACAAAAGCAGGTGTAAGCCCTGACCTCCTACTAAAGGTCTTGAGTGCAGGCGCAGGCAAGGCAGCACTAATAGAGGTAAAAGGCCCGGCAATCTTAAAGAGAAACTTCAAGACAAACTTTGCCCTCAAGCATATGTATAAGGACCTCCACCTTATCCTTGATGCAGCAGAGGAACTGCAGGTTCCCCTCCCCCTTACAGGCCGCACATTGGAGATATACAGAAAGGCATTGGAAAAGGGGCTGGGAGAAAAGGATTTTTGTGCCATTATTAATATGTTAGAGGATTGGGCAGGGAAAAAGGT
- the gatA gene encoding Asp-tRNA(Asn)/Glu-tRNA(Gln) amidotransferase subunit GatA: MKLFQMTIHDLHEMLKKREVSCTEITNSVFKRIDKVEDEIKSYITITRESALKEAEEVDRFIKNGDNISPLTGIPLAIKDVLCVKGIRTTCGSKILSNFTPPYDATSIKRLSDQRPVFVGKTNMDEFAMGSSTETSYFGITKNPWNLETVPGGSSGGSAAAVAADECIAALGSDTGGSIRQPAACCGIVGLKPTYGRVSRYGLVAFASSLDQIGPMTKDVKDSALLMNVISGKDPLDSTSADIPVPDFTKALIEDVKDLKIGIPKEYFVEGMNKEVEAKVWEAIKLLERLGAKPKEVSLPHTDYAIATYYILATAEASSNLARYDGVKYGYRTKEEKDLLEMYKKTREEGFGPEVKRRIMLGTYVLSAGYYDAYYKKAQQVRTLIKRDFDEVFKECDVLITPTSPTPAFKIGEKMEDPLQMYLSDIFTISVNLGGIPAISLPCGFSKDNLPVGLQIMGRHFDEETILRVAYCFEQNTDYHLKKPEL; encoded by the coding sequence GTGAAACTCTTTCAAATGACCATCCATGATTTACACGAGATGTTGAAAAAAAGAGAGGTCTCATGTACGGAGATCACGAATTCTGTTTTTAAACGCATAGATAAAGTTGAAGATGAAATAAAATCCTACATAACGATTACAAGAGAATCTGCCTTAAAAGAGGCAGAGGAGGTCGATAGATTTATAAAAAATGGCGATAATATCTCTCCTCTTACAGGCATACCTTTAGCCATTAAGGATGTGTTGTGTGTTAAAGGGATAAGGACAACATGTGGTTCAAAAATACTTAGTAATTTTACCCCCCCTTATGATGCGACCTCCATAAAAAGATTAAGTGACCAAAGACCGGTATTTGTAGGTAAAACAAATATGGACGAGTTTGCCATGGGTTCTTCTACAGAGACCTCATATTTTGGTATTACAAAGAATCCATGGAATCTTGAAACCGTTCCTGGAGGTTCAAGCGGTGGTTCTGCAGCTGCTGTAGCAGCTGATGAGTGTATTGCTGCACTCGGATCTGATACGGGTGGCTCAATAAGACAACCAGCAGCTTGCTGTGGGATCGTTGGGTTGAAACCCACTTATGGTCGAGTGTCGAGATATGGTCTGGTTGCCTTTGCTTCTTCGCTAGATCAGATTGGTCCCATGACGAAGGACGTAAAGGATAGCGCTCTCTTGATGAATGTTATCAGCGGCAAAGATCCCCTCGATTCTACATCAGCTGATATTCCCGTTCCTGACTTTACCAAGGCCCTCATAGAGGATGTGAAGGATTTGAAAATAGGTATCCCCAAGGAGTACTTTGTTGAGGGAATGAACAAGGAAGTAGAAGCCAAGGTCTGGGAAGCAATAAAATTATTAGAGAGGTTAGGGGCAAAACCAAAAGAGGTTTCCCTTCCTCATACAGATTATGCCATAGCTACTTATTATATACTAGCAACAGCAGAAGCCAGTTCTAACCTGGCACGTTATGATGGTGTAAAATATGGCTATAGAACAAAAGAGGAAAAAGATTTATTGGAGATGTATAAAAAGACCAGGGAAGAGGGATTTGGCCCAGAGGTAAAGAGGAGAATTATGCTTGGAACCTATGTCTTGAGTGCCGGTTATTATGATGCCTATTATAAAAAAGCCCAACAAGTAAGAACCCTTATCAAGAGAGATTTTGATGAGGTCTTCAAAGAATGCGATGTTCTCATTACCCCCACCTCTCCTACCCCTGCCTTTAAAATTGGGGAAAAAATGGAAGACCCCCTGCAGATGTACCTATCAGATATCTTCACTATCTCTGTAAATCTAGGAGGCATACCTGCTATCTCCCTGCCCTGTGGTTTTTCCAAAGATAATTTGCCTGTTGGTCTCCAGATTATGGGACGACATTTTGATGAAGAAACGATACTAAGGGTCGCTTATTGCTTTGAGCAGAATACAGATTACCATCTCAAAAAACCTGAACTTTAA
- the polA gene encoding DNA polymerase I: protein MSKIPHLYLIDGSSFIYRAFFAIRQFLSNSKGLPTNAIFGFTNMLLKILKEEKPDYLAIAFDPKGPTFRHEEYEEYKAQRPDTPDDLIPQIPYIFKLVESFNIPILLKEGYEADDFIGTVVRQAEKKGFKVTIISGDKDLFQLITKDVIVKDTMKDKTYDVAAVKERFGVEPSRLVEIMALMGDKIDNIPGVPGIGEKTAIELIKEFNSIDNLYKNTDRIKKEKLKESLKIHKEDALLSKKLCTIDTDMPVDVDLEELKVREIKKEEIIELFKELEFSKLLKEFTIKKDISEKRYKTIFKQDDLKDLIEKLKKRGEFAVDLETTHKEPMRADIVGISLSTKEDEAFYVPVSHEYPDAPAQIKKDFVLKSLKPLLEDKNIKKFGQNIKYEIIVLSNAGIDLKGVVFDTMLASYLINPSKRNHNLEDIALEYLNYKMTTYKEIVGTGKKEIGFHQVDIETATRYSGEDADITFQLTKVLSPLIKEKELEDLLYQVDLPLVNVLATMEKNGVRIDGDFLREMSKTLKLQLDNLTSKIYKLAGEEFNINSPLQLREILFDKLKLSPVKKTKTGYSTDVDVLEQLALQHELPAEILNYRLLSKLKSTYIDSLSKLINPKTGRIHTSFNQTVTATGRLSSSNPNLQNIPIRTDVGREIRKAFIPDKGNLLLSADYSQIELRLLAHLSEDKAMIKAFEKGEDIHASTAREIFGVFPETVTPDMRRVAKAVNFGIIYGISPFGLSKQLNISQKDAKEYIEGYFQKYPKVKEYIEDTIKKAYDKGHTTTILNRRRYIPELESKNKNVREFGERTAMNTPIQGSAADLIKVAMINIHHMMMKKSLKSKMILQVHDELVFEVLKDEMEAIKSLVKNEMEGVREMKVPISVDINTGKNWNEAH, encoded by the coding sequence ATGTCCAAAATCCCTCATTTATATCTTATCGATGGCAGCTCATTCATCTACAGGGCTTTTTTTGCCATCAGACAATTTCTCTCAAATTCCAAGGGGCTTCCAACCAATGCCATCTTTGGCTTTACGAATATGCTCTTAAAGATACTCAAGGAAGAAAAACCTGATTATCTTGCCATCGCCTTTGACCCTAAGGGCCCCACCTTTAGACATGAAGAGTATGAGGAATATAAGGCCCAGAGGCCTGATACGCCTGATGACCTGATTCCCCAGATACCCTATATCTTTAAGCTTGTGGAGAGCTTCAACATACCTATATTGCTGAAGGAGGGCTATGAGGCTGATGATTTTATTGGAACCGTTGTGAGGCAGGCAGAAAAAAAGGGTTTTAAGGTAACGATTATCAGCGGAGACAAAGACCTTTTTCAATTAATCACTAAAGATGTCATTGTTAAAGATACTATGAAAGATAAGACCTATGACGTAGCAGCTGTAAAAGAAAGGTTTGGCGTTGAGCCTTCACGCCTTGTAGAGATCATGGCTTTGATGGGAGACAAAATTGACAATATACCGGGTGTTCCGGGCATAGGGGAGAAGACAGCTATCGAGCTGATTAAAGAATTCAATAGCATTGATAATCTCTATAAGAACACAGACAGGATAAAAAAAGAAAAGTTAAAAGAAAGCCTTAAAATCCATAAGGAAGATGCCCTGCTGAGCAAGAAGCTTTGCACCATTGATACAGATATGCCAGTAGATGTTGATCTTGAAGAATTAAAGGTGAGGGAGATTAAAAAAGAAGAGATAATAGAGCTCTTTAAAGAGCTTGAATTTTCGAAGCTCCTGAAGGAATTTACCATCAAAAAGGATATTTCTGAAAAGAGATATAAAACCATTTTTAAGCAAGATGATCTAAAAGACCTGATCGAAAAATTAAAGAAGAGAGGAGAATTTGCTGTTGATTTAGAAACAACCCACAAGGAGCCTATGAGGGCAGATATTGTAGGGATTTCTCTTTCTACTAAAGAAGACGAGGCATTTTATGTTCCTGTTTCTCATGAATACCCAGATGCACCAGCACAGATAAAAAAAGATTTTGTCTTAAAATCTTTAAAGCCACTCCTTGAAGATAAGAACATAAAAAAGTTTGGGCAGAATATCAAATACGAGATTATTGTTCTCTCTAATGCAGGTATAGACCTTAAGGGGGTTGTCTTTGATACAATGCTTGCCTCCTATCTCATCAATCCCTCGAAAAGAAACCATAATCTTGAAGATATTGCCTTGGAGTATCTCAATTATAAGATGACGACATACAAAGAGATCGTTGGAACAGGTAAAAAAGAGATTGGATTCCATCAGGTTGATATTGAAACAGCAACCCGATATTCTGGAGAGGATGCGGATATTACCTTCCAGCTAACCAAGGTTCTCTCTCCATTAATCAAAGAAAAGGAATTAGAGGACCTTCTTTATCAGGTAGATCTCCCTCTAGTAAATGTCCTTGCCACAATGGAAAAAAATGGGGTTAGGATTGATGGGGACTTTTTAAGGGAGATGTCCAAAACACTTAAGCTACAGCTTGATAATTTAACCTCAAAGATATACAAACTTGCAGGAGAAGAATTTAATATCAATTCTCCATTGCAATTAAGGGAGATCCTCTTTGATAAACTGAAACTATCACCCGTAAAAAAGACAAAGACCGGCTATTCTACAGACGTGGATGTATTGGAACAGCTTGCACTGCAGCATGAGCTTCCTGCTGAGATACTCAATTACCGTCTTCTTTCGAAATTAAAATCCACCTATATCGATTCACTGTCAAAACTCATCAATCCCAAAACAGGTAGGATTCATACATCCTTTAACCAGACAGTCACAGCTACTGGAAGACTGAGCAGCAGCAATCCAAATCTCCAAAACATTCCGATCAGAACTGATGTGGGTCGGGAGATAAGAAAGGCCTTTATCCCAGATAAAGGAAATCTTCTCCTCTCAGCAGATTACTCCCAGATAGAACTCCGCCTTTTGGCCCATTTATCTGAAGACAAGGCCATGATCAAGGCCTTTGAAAAAGGGGAAGATATCCATGCATCCACAGCCAGGGAGATATTCGGCGTATTTCCCGAGACAGTCACCCCTGATATGAGAAGGGTTGCAAAGGCGGTAAATTTCGGGATTATCTATGGGATAAGTCCTTTTGGACTCTCTAAACAATTAAACATCTCTCAAAAGGATGCCAAAGAGTATATAGAGGGATATTTTCAAAAATATCCGAAGGTAAAGGAATATATAGAGGATACCATTAAAAAGGCCTACGATAAGGGCCATACAACGACCATTTTAAATCGGCGAAGATACATTCCTGAGTTAGAGAGCAAGAATAAGAATGTAAGGGAGTTTGGGGAAAGAACGGCTATGAATACACCCATTCAGGGCTCTGCAGCCGACTTGATAAAGGTAGCCATGATCAATATTCATCATATGATGATGAAAAAAAGTTTAAAGTCAAAGATGATCCTGCAGGTCCATGATGAACTCGTCTTTGAGGTTTTAAAAGACGAGATGGAGGCAATCAAGAGCCTTGTCAAGAATGAGATGGAAGGGGTCAGGGAAATGAAGGTTCCCATTTCTGTTGATATCAATACAGGAAAGAACTGGAATGAGGCACATTAA